Genomic window (Streptomyces clavuligerus):
GGCGTCCGGCGCCCAGCATCAGCGTCCCCGTGGACAGCAGATAGGCGCTGATCACCCACTGGAGCCCAGCGCCCTCGACGCCCAGGTCACGGCCGATCTCCGGCAGGGCCAGATTGAGCGCGAACGCGTCCAACTGGATGCAGAAGACCCCCACGGACATGGCCAGTAGGGCGCTGCGCCGGACGGTGCGGCTCGGTGTCTCCATAGGGCCCCTGACCTCCTTCCAGTGCTGCGGCGGCAGCGTCGTCGGTACAGCGCCGCACGGTCGTGCGGCGGTTGGGGTGGTGGATCGGGAGAGATGCCGTTGAGGGGGAGGGCGCAGCCGGAAGGCGCCACCGTGACGGTGAACGCTGCTGCTCGGAGAGGGGGTGTGAGGAAGGCTCGGGAGCACGAGAGGGCGGAGCCGAGGGAGACGCCCAAGTCCGCAGGAACCGCCGTGGGAGGGCGCGTCAGCAGGGAACGGCGACGCGGGCTCACCAACAGCGAGCGGTTGGCCAGCAACTTTAGCTGACGTCACCCGGTCTGCCAACTCACCCCGCCGGGGCACGGACCGAAGCGGGCACCGGCCTATGATGTTCGGCCAACATCACATACGTGATCGACCATCAGCTCTCCACGCTTGCCATCACCGCTTCGAAGGGCGGTCCTGGCCTGGGGCATTCGCGGCGCGGATGAGAAAGATGCAGGTGAACGGTGCTGTCGTGGCGTGACGGCACCATGGTGCTGTCAGGGTCAGCCGTCGTGTCGACGGCGATCCGCCCGGTGACCCGTTCGCGTCCCACTTCCACCAGGACCGCCTCGGCGCCCCCTCGACCGCCACCGCGGCCACCCCGGTGAGGCGGCTCGCTGGGCCGCGCCCTTACCCGGCCCCTGCCTGGCACCGCGGACAGGGCCTGCGGTTCATCGGCCGTGCAGGACAGACCGCCGTGGCGGAGCACCTCTGGCACCGGTCCGCCGGATCGCGGGCGGCCTGTGCCTCACGCGCCGCGTGGACGGCGGACGCTGCCCTCCCCGGGCTGGGCGCGCCCGGGACCGCAACCGCGTCACAGTCCGGGCTCCCGCCGCCGCCTGCAACCCGCGAAGGAGGCGCACCGGTCCGGCAGAAGTACGGCGCGCTCTCCTTCTGCTGGTCGGTTCTTCCTGGTCAGAGCGATGACCTGGTGTTGAACTCAAGCACGGCGGTTTCTCGTCAGGAGGAATCCGCCTTCAGCGTGCCGTCCTCCCACAGGAAGTGGATCTTCATGCCCATACCGTTCTCGCGTCGCCCGGTGCTGTCACTGGGCGCCCTCGCTCTCGCCGGGCTGACCATCACCGGTCTCACCGCCGTTCCTTCCCACGCGGCCCGGCCCGCCACGGCCGGAGTCGAAAGTTCCGGGGCTGCGTTCCTGGTGAAGCACCAGCGGGTCGGCGTGGTGGCCGACGCCCTGGTCGCGGCCTCGCGGACGCTGCCGCGGCAGGGCGGGTACGCCGGACTGATCACCGCCCCGGAGAGGTCGAGCATCACGCTCTACTGGAAGGGCGGCGTCCCGGCTCAGGTGCGTCAGGCGATGAGGAGCGACCGGCGGGTGAAGGTGAGGGTGGCGACGGCCCCGTACACGGAGCACCAGCTCAAGACCGCTCGGGACCGGGTCGTCAGGCAGTGGGGGGCGCTCCCCGGGCTGACCTCGATCGGGCCCAGCCCGGACGGCAAGGGCCTGCTGGTCGGTGTGGCCGCGGAAGGCGGCAAGCCCGTTGCTGCGCGGAAGGCCACAGCCTTCTCCCGCGGCGTCTCGGGGATCACCGGCGGGGTCGCGGTCGTCAAGGTGGAGAGCGCGTCGCCCGAGGCGTCGGTGGGGAAGGCGTCAGTGGGAGCGCGCGCTGTCGGAAGAAATGGCCAGCAGGCGTACGGTGGCGCCAGATGGATGTTCACGAAGGACGGTCAGCAGTATGTCTGTTCGACCGCATTCGGTGTGCGCTATCCGGGAACGGCGGTGCAGCTGACGACCAGTGCGGCGCACTGCGGCAGCCAGTGGGGCAAGGCATACAGTCCGGAGTACCCCTCCAGCCGGCCCTTCGCCTGGATCGACACCGCCACCCATGACCGCGACGCGAGCATCCTGTACCCCGAACAGAACGGCGCGAACCGCTTCTTCCAGCCCCGCATATGGTGGGGCCCCTGGGTGGGAAGTCCTTCGGGTCAGAAGACCCTGCCGGTCAGGGGACTCAACGGCAACCATGTCGGGCAGCGTGTCTGCTCGTCCGGAGCGTCGTCGGGCACTATCTGCGACCTGAGGATCGAGGCGACCGAGAAGACCATCTGGCTCAGCGGCTCTCAGCCCGTCTACCGGACCGTCCAGGTCAGCAAGCCCGCCGGGCAGGCGGTCTGGGGGCCGGGCGACAGCGGCGGGCCCGTTGCCCAGAACAACGGTGACCATGTCTGGGCCAACGGAATCGTCTCCGCATCGGACAAGGGCAACCACCCTGCCGCATGCCAGGGCGACACCAGCCGTGCCTGCGCCAGCAAGGGCTGGTACGCGGCCCTCAACACCTACCTCGACGAGCAGGGCCTCGAACTGCTCACCCAGTAGGCTCCCGAGCGGCCCGGCACCGGGCCGTGGCCCGCCCCGCTCCCCACGCGCGAAGGGTCCGCCGGGCCCATGCCCGTCCCCGCACCGGTCCATGGTCGTCATCAGCCACAATGACCAGCACAAACACGGTACTTGAAACGTGTACCGGACCGATACGCCCCCTCTTTGGGGGTGCGGACAGCAGGGGGAAGCCCGGACATGACCCGCTCGACACCCGGAGAGTTCGGACAGCGCCTGCGGGCCCTGCGCCTCGGCGCCGGACTGAGTCAGGAGCAGCTCGCCCACAGCGCGGGACTGAGCGTCCGGGCGCTGGCGAACATGGAACGAGGTCGGACCACAGGGCCGCAGCGACAGAGCGTCCAGGCCCTGGCCCGGGCGCTGGGACTGAACGCCGACCGGACCCGGTCGCTGGAGGACGCGGCCGTGCCCGGGCGACAGCGGGTCCGCCCGGCGGCCGGTCCGGCGCCTTCGGGCACTCTCTCGCTGCCCCGGGACGCCGGAGACTTCACCGCCCGCGCCGCCGCTCTCACCACCCTGGAGCACCTGGCCGACAGCGCGGAGACCGGCGGCCCGTCCGTGGCCGTCGTCGCGGGCGCCCCCGGCCTGGGGAAGACGGCGTTCGCCGTGCACGCCGCACACCGCCTCGCCCCCCGCTTCCCCGACGGGCAGTACTGCCTCGATCTGCGTGCCATGGACACCGAACCCGTCCGGCCGGACGAGGCGCTGCTCCGGCTGCTGGCCGCCTTCGGGGTCGCCGGTCAGGCCGTGCCCCGGAGCCTGGAGGACCGGGCCGGGCTGTTACGTTCCCTCACCGCGACCCGCCGCCTGCTCCTCGTACTCGACAACGCCGCCCACGAGAACCAGATACGGCCCCTCCTCCCCGGCTCCGGCACCTCCCTCACCATCATCACCAGCCGCAAGAGTCTCACCGGCCTTGAAGCCGTCCACCGCGTCGACCTGCCCCTGCTGCGCCGCGAGGAAGCGGTCGCACTCCTCACCCGTATCGTCGGCCCGGAGCGGGTCGCCCGCGAGGCCCAGGCCGCACGCGACCTCGCCGACCGGTGCGGACGCCTGCCACTGGCCCTCCGGATCGCCGGACAACGCCTCGCCGCCCGACCACACGAGACCCTCGGCAAACTCGCCGCCCTCCTCAGCCACGAGGAGTGCCGACTCGACCTGCTCCAGACCGGAGACCTGAGAGTGCGGGCCGCCTTCACGCTCTCCTACCAGCAGCTCGACGACGCCTCCCGCCTCCTCCTCCGGCGCTGCGCCCTCGCGGCGGGCCCCGATGTCAGCCCCGAGACCGCCGCCCTCCTCGCCGACATCCCGCTCCGCGACGCCCGGCTCCGTCTGGAGGAACTCTGCGACCGCGGGCTGCTCCAGACCGACCCTGCGGCCGAGCGCTACGGCTTCCACGACCTCCTCGGACTCTTCGCCGCCGAACGGATGACGGCCGAGGACGATCCACCGGCCCGGGACGCGGCGCTGGACCGGCTCTCCCGCTGGATGCTGGCCCGGGCCACCGCCACGGCCCTCCACTTCGACGCCGAACGGCATGACGCCCCGACCGGTGACCCCGACCCCGCGACCGCCCCGGCCGGTCGCGACCAGGCCCGCGCCTGGCTGGAGGCCGAACGGAACCAGTGGCTCGCCGCCCTTCACCACGCCCACGCCGCAGGTCGACACCGGCAGGTCCTCGACACCGCGCTGGCGATGCACTGGTTCTCCGACCTCACCCAGCACTGGCGCCAGTGGGTCGACGTCTTCGGAATCGGCGTCGACGCCGCCCGCGCCCTCGGCAGCCCGCACGAAGAGGCCACCCACCTGAACTACCTGGCCTGGGCCCACAACAGATGCGCCCACAACCCCCTCGCCGCCCTCGAAGCCGCCGACGCCGCGCTCTCTGTCGCCCGCGCCTGCGACGACCCGCTCCAGACCGGCTGGGCCCTCGGATGCGGCGCCGGCGCGCTGCGCCGCCTGGGACGGATCGACGAGGCCATCGCCCGGCTCGACGAATCCGCCGACTGCCATCGCGACAATCTCACCCTCCAGGGCAGGCTCGCCCTGCTGACCACCCTCAACACCCTCGGTGAGGCGCTGCGCGGACACGGCCGGGCCGACCAGGCCACCGCGGTGCACCGGCGCAGCCTGGAGATCTGCGAGGAAGGCGTCCTGCACCAGGTGGCACCCCACCTCCGCGCCATCTACCGGGCCGTCACCCTGCAACACCTCGGCAACGACCACGCCGCCCTCGGCCGCTGGCAGGAGGCCGAGGCACCCCTGCGGCAGGCCCTGGCGGTCTTCGAGTCACTCGACATGCCGGGGTGGGCCGGACCCGCCCAGCTCGAACTCGGATGCGTCCTGCGCCGTCTCGACCACCCCGATGAAGCACGCGCGGCACTGGCTGCTGCCCTGCGCACCCTCACCGCCCACCACCACCCCCGCCAGGCCGAGGCCGCCACCGAACTCCACACCCTCGACCACGCCCGCCACTGACGCCCGCCCCGCTCCCGGCGGGGCGGGCGTCAGCCGCCGTTCTACGTCAGGACCATGGAGCTGGCCTGGTCGTTCATCGCGTCGCCGACATAGGGAGTGCTGGAGGTGTACATCTGGCGCGCGCCCTGGTAGTGGGGGTCCGAGTGCAGCTCGATGTGGCAGTTGCCCGCGGGAATCACGGAGGTGATCTTATTGTTCCAGAAGCTTCCGAGGTCGCCGTAGGTCGCGTCCCAGGCCCCGTCGTTCCGGCACCGGGAGGGGATCGTCAGTGTCCAGGACCAGCCACCGTAGTTGAAGTCCTCGTAGACGAAGCCGCCCACCACCTGGCTCGCGGCGCGGGGGCTGGTCCGTGAGGTGTTCGCCTTGGCCGCGGCCTTGGCGGAATTCCCGGCGGGCGCGTCCAGCTCGGCCAGGAACCGCTTGTCCTCGGCCGCCTTCGCCGGGGTCGCGGGAGCGTCGGTGATCCGCCCGCCGGTGGCCGCGGCGATGCTCTCCCGGAAGGTGTCGTAGCAGGTGATCCTCTCTGTGGCGAGATCGACGACACAGTGGCCGACGGGCTTGGCCTGGGAGGCCGCCGCGGCCGGGCTGGGAACCAGAAGGACGCTCGCGCACGCGGCGGCCACGAGCCCGGCCGCACTTGTTCCGACTCTCATGTTCTTCCTTGTCTCCAACGGGGTGAAAGGCCCGACCGGTCCATGCCGACAGCGCTGTTCACCCGATGATCTTTGCGGGAAAAGCGGAGGCACCCTTCGACCGGACTCCGCCGGGGGCCCTTCCCGCACTCCCGTTGCCGAGCCCTCCGGGGCCTCATGTCCATTCCAGCGCTGAGCCGGGGCCGTCACCAGGAACAACGACCGGCACAAGTACGGTGCTCGTTACTTGTGCCGGGACGGCGCACCCCACACGTCTGCCGACGCCGTGTCATCGCTGGGGTTGGCATCCGCACAGGTGTGACGACTCCGGACGGCTCCGCCGAAACCATGGTCGAGCTGCCCGTCAGGGTGCGCTTCCGCAGGAGAACGCATATGTCGTCTCGCGGCGACGGCTCGACCTGCCGGGCCCCTCCTCGTCCCAGGAGTCCGGCTCACGACCGCAGGCGGCGCATGGGTGGCGGATGGAACGGCCGAGAGCCGGAGCGTGGTGCGTGGGGTCCGCGCGGTACCAGGTCGCGCACGGTGGACGGGAGCCGTTGTCAGACCTCGGCGGTAGCGTCGTTGCCGTGGATTCCGAACTGCTGCCCGAACTGCTGCGGTCCGTCGGCACAGCGCTGCCGCCCGGCCGAATGATCACGCCGGACGAGGGCACCGGCGTCGAGCCGCGCCTGTGGCTGAGCGAAGGACCGGCGCCCGCCGGGCTCTGGGCGCGGGTGCTGGGCGCCCGTGCCGGGCTCTGGCCGCTGCTGCTGATACCGGTGGACGGCGACGGTGACTGCCGCCCCTGGGCCACGGGCGAGCTGTACCCGCAGGGCATGTCCGCTCCGGGCGACCACGACCCGTACGCGCTGCTGGCCCGCTGGTGGCAGAGACACACCGCCCCCGACAAGGACGACGACCCCTCCTCCCGCGCCGCCCGGCTCGCCGTCACGGCACCGTTCGGTGAGACCTGGCCCGGCCCGGCGCCCGCGCGCGCCGATGTGGCGGGCGCCGACAGGACGGCCGTCGAGTGGTCCGACTTCCTCGCCTCCCTGCACCCCGAGGCCCGGCTGGGTCTGGTGGCGGCCGAATGCGGCGCCGACACCCTCGCCGCACTCGGCTGGCAGGGCCCGGTGAACCACGAGGGCGACACCGCCACATGCGCCGCCGTCGTCCGCAGCTGGGAGGAGCGCTTCGGCGCCCGTGTCGTCGCCATCGGCTTCGACACACTGCACCTGAGCGTCGCCGCGCCGCCCACCAGCCATGCCGAGGCGCTGGCCGTCGCCGCCGAACACTTCGCGTTCTGCCCCGACAACATAGAGCAGGGCGCCGGGCCGCCCTCGCTGAACGCCTACGCCGAACGGCTCGTCGACACGGAGTACTGGACCTTCTGGTGGGACTGACACATGGCCGGTTCTCTGGACGCCGCCGCCCCGTCCAGCCCAGCCAACGGCCGCTTCCCGCTCGGCCAGGAAACCGGAGAGTGGCAGTCCGCCCGCGCTGTGGAGACCCGTCGCCGTACCGCCTCCACCAGGACCGCGATGTCATTTCCTGGCGCTGGACCGCTTCGGAAGGGCCTTATTCCGGCATCTCGCACGGAGCGGTTGCGCTCCTCGGCCAGGACCGCACTGGGGGCACATCGCGGCCAGGGGCCCCATGCCAGGCCCTGGGCGGGAGGGTGACGATCCGTCCGGTCAGGCGGGGTTGGACGGCCACGGGGCGCCAGGCACCTTGCAGTCGTAGCCGCGGCCGACCCGCACCGGGACGTGCGGATGCGCGGCCTTGAAAGTGTCGACGATGCCCTGTGCCGCCGCGGCGGCTGCTCTGTCCGTCAGCTCCGGGTCGGGTTCGAGCGGGAGCGAGAACGACAGCGCCGATTCCACCGAGCCGTCCTCGGCGTACTGCGAGATGTAGTAGTTCACCTTGTGGGCGCCCTGAGGTATCGACATGTCCCCGTTGTCCTTCCTGAGGCTGGTGCCTCGCACGGGGTCCGCGGGAGGCAGGACGATCCTGGTCGGCGGGCCGCGCCCGAGGCAAGGTCATCACGGGATGCGGCCGCTTCCCGGGCCGGGCGGCGGTGTCTTCGGCGGCGGCCTCGGGGTGCGAGGAGCGCCGCGCCGCTTCCGTGCCCCTCCGTCGACCACCCGTCTCCGGCAGGTCCTCGCGGCGGTGCCGATGGCGTGCCTTCGCGTCGGGCCGGACCGGTCACTCCCAGAGGCCGGCCAGGCTCGATGAATCCCCGGGTCGCGCAGCGTCCGCCCCGCCCGCGTGGGGCGGATGTCTGAGCGGAGCGGTCGAGTCCGCACCGAGGGGGGGCAGCCTCGTGCGCAGGGTCCGAGCCTCTGCCAGGGGTCCCGGCCAGGCGTCCCGGTCGGCTCATACCCCGCCGCCGCAGCCGCCACCGCCGCACGAGCTGGCCGCGCCCACACCGCCGTCGGCGTCGCGGGCCCAGCCGGAGGAAGGGGCGGGGTCCGCACCGGCGGCCCGCTCCGGTCTGTGGACGCGGACCCGCGCCCGGGTGACGCAGCGCTCGCACCGCGCCTCGAACTCGGGCCACTGAACCTGTCGCGTCTTGTCGTTCGTCATCACGAGCCAGACGGCCGCGGGCACATGCACGGCCAGGGCGATCAGGAACCAGATCCCGTCCGCGCCCGGCTGGCGGGTATAGAACCCGATGCCGTGGATCAGGACGGCGAGCAGGCCGAACACCGCCGCCCGCGCTTCCGTCTCACCGGGCACGCCGCGCGTCCGACATGCGGGGAGGCTGCGCCGTGCCGCCTGCTGCAACTGGGCCGTGAAGGCCGGGAAATGGGGGGACACCCTCACCTCCTCCACGGAACCGCTTCCTCCGGCGTCGTGAACGGCCGTCTGGAGCGCCGCCAGCAGGGGATGCGACTCCGGTCGTCTCTTCCGTACCGACCGGCTTTCCTGCACCGACCGGCTTTCCTGCACCGACCGGCCTTCCCGTACCGACCGGCGCTGGCTGCGGGAGGGGCGGTTTCCGCGGGACAGCAGCAGAAGCCCGGCCTGGGTCGCCGCCTGTTCTCCTTCGAGGTGGTACATGGCGAGAACGGGCTGGGCGGCACCGGTTTCGAAGAAGCGTCCGATGATCCTCCGGTCACGCCGGAGCCGGAGCCGGAGGCGGATCAGCGAGTACGCCATGAACGCCGCGAAAGCGCCGGTCCAGACGACCGCGAAGGCCCAGAAGGTCGGTAAGCCGCTCAGGAAGCCTGCCATCGGTTCTCCCCCGTCGAATCCGTCCGGTCGTCAGCGCCGGCCGGGAAGCGTGTCCCCCCTGGCTTCCAGGGTGGCAGGAAAGGCCACTGCCGCAACAGGTGCCCGACAGCTCCCGAGGCCGCCGGACCGGGGTGTGACCCCTGCCGGAATGCGCCTCACCGACAGAGACCA
Coding sequences:
- a CDS encoding ATP-binding protein, encoding MTRSTPGEFGQRLRALRLGAGLSQEQLAHSAGLSVRALANMERGRTTGPQRQSVQALARALGLNADRTRSLEDAAVPGRQRVRPAAGPAPSGTLSLPRDAGDFTARAAALTTLEHLADSAETGGPSVAVVAGAPGLGKTAFAVHAAHRLAPRFPDGQYCLDLRAMDTEPVRPDEALLRLLAAFGVAGQAVPRSLEDRAGLLRSLTATRRLLLVLDNAAHENQIRPLLPGSGTSLTIITSRKSLTGLEAVHRVDLPLLRREEAVALLTRIVGPERVAREAQAARDLADRCGRLPLALRIAGQRLAARPHETLGKLAALLSHEECRLDLLQTGDLRVRAAFTLSYQQLDDASRLLLRRCALAAGPDVSPETAALLADIPLRDARLRLEELCDRGLLQTDPAAERYGFHDLLGLFAAERMTAEDDPPARDAALDRLSRWMLARATATALHFDAERHDAPTGDPDPATAPAGRDQARAWLEAERNQWLAALHHAHAAGRHRQVLDTALAMHWFSDLTQHWRQWVDVFGIGVDAARALGSPHEEATHLNYLAWAHNRCAHNPLAALEAADAALSVARACDDPLQTGWALGCGAGALRRLGRIDEAIARLDESADCHRDNLTLQGRLALLTTLNTLGEALRGHGRADQATAVHRRSLEICEEGVLHQVAPHLRAIYRAVTLQHLGNDHAALGRWQEAEAPLRQALAVFESLDMPGWAGPAQLELGCVLRRLDHPDEARAALAAALRTLTAHHHPRQAEAATELHTLDHARH
- a CDS encoding DUF4253 domain-containing protein; translation: MDSELLPELLRSVGTALPPGRMITPDEGTGVEPRLWLSEGPAPAGLWARVLGARAGLWPLLLIPVDGDGDCRPWATGELYPQGMSAPGDHDPYALLARWWQRHTAPDKDDDPSSRAARLAVTAPFGETWPGPAPARADVAGADRTAVEWSDFLASLHPEARLGLVAAECGADTLAALGWQGPVNHEGDTATCAAVVRSWEERFGARVVAIGFDTLHLSVAAPPTSHAEALAVAAEHFAFCPDNIEQGAGPPSLNAYAERLVDTEYWTFWWD
- a CDS encoding peptidase inhibitor family I36 protein, which translates into the protein MRVGTSAAGLVAAACASVLLVPSPAAAASQAKPVGHCVVDLATERITCYDTFRESIAAATGGRITDAPATPAKAAEDKRFLAELDAPAGNSAKAAAKANTSRTSPRAASQVVGGFVYEDFNYGGWSWTLTIPSRCRNDGAWDATYGDLGSFWNNKITSVIPAGNCHIELHSDPHYQGARQMYTSSTPYVGDAMNDQASSMVLT